GCCTGTAGCTCAAGAGTGAACGGTTCCCCCAAAGGCATCTTCCTTTAAGTGGTATCAGCCCCTTTATTTGCTCAGAGATTTAATATTAAATGATTCTGAAATCAATTTGCTCCTCAGGCTAGTGGGGAAGAGCTCAGCGCAAGCGGGTGCCCAGCAGGGAATCCTCAGGGATAGGGATCTGCAGCTATCCTCATCCCAAGTGAGCCCAGGAGGGTGGTGGGAACACCCTGACCCTCTGGAATGTTCACCTCCAACAAAGCTCTGCTCTGGGCACCGGCCTCGTGCCACCCCTGCCGGGAGGGAGAGACAAGAAGCACTAAAAGACacgcagggctggcagggcagccagcaggcaggtaAAAATATCAGGGGAGAAATATAAccaggcagcagccagagaCAGCCCAAAGCCGAGGGAAAAACCAGTCTGCTAACCTCCAAATCCTGCAACAGCGGGCAGGCCGgcgagggcaggcaggcagcaggtaCGGAGATACACAGAGAGGTGAGTCAAGGCGACACAGCTCATCCCAACCCAAAGAAAAGAGGCTGCGAGGAAGGTGGGGAAGGGGACGGGGACGGGCTGGGGAAAGCAGGACATCGGGATGGCTCACGCCTGACATGCAGACAGACCTCTGCCCCAAGACTGTAGCTGCAGTCAGGCTGCCCAGCACGCAGGCAGAGCCAGGGATGCCCCAAGAGGGGgatggggttggggtttttattttaacagagatgtgcgggtgggctgggaccTCTCTGCTTCCCTTGGGGGCCACCACAGTGCCTCCCCGCTGCTCGGagggagcccagcagagcccctgttgctgcagagcccagctggccAGCACAGCCCGTGTCTCCCCTTCTCCACATGAGGGACACTGGGActggcacagggaggggggGCTGGCACCAAGAGTCGCTGGGGGGGTGCCACAGCTGCAGATGTGCCACAGGACTGCCTtgcccagcccaggctccaagcagagagcagggaaggcagcGGCCTCGGCTCAGAGCCAGCCTGGGGCTGTTttggagggaggcaggggaaggggcgTACCGTGAAACTGGGATTACTGGGCTGGATCCTGAGCTCTGCCAACACCCAGATGCCATTAGTGAGCTTCAGGGACTGATAGAGCATGTCCTGGCCCTCCACGTTCCTCTTGGCGATGGTGAAGATGTTGCTGCCTTGGAGTTTGCTGCTAACGGCATCTGCACAGGAGGAGAGAGCTGCGGCGGAGGCTGCTCGGGGCAGGGCACCGGGCTGACAGCCAGATCCCTTCGgacctgctcctgccccacctccacctcccctccctctccccaggaTGCAGCACATCCAAAACCCGCCGTCCTCACACAGCAAGAAGGGCCCTATTCAGCCGGGCTCCCAGGTCctccctggggagggcaggcCACAATCCAGAGCTCAATTCACAAGTGGAACCGCCCCACTTTGCTCCACAAAGGTCAGCTCACTGCTGCCAGCGGGGCTGAAAGGAGTTAGCTGTCCCCACTCAGCGTCTGCGTGTCCTGCTTGGCACCAGATCTCCCGGAGAAGGGGCTGAGGGAGCAAGGAGGTGCCAAGGAACCTggccctggctcctgcccacagctctctgctctgctcatGAGCACTGGACCGCTGCCCTGCCTGTGGGCTGGCTGGGAGGCCAGGCAGTGTCAGGGCTGCACGATCCgcttcagcttctctgcactGAGACTGATCCCAGGGTGGGTACAGCAACTGTCCCTGGCAGCGGGGACATCCCCACCAGGCAGAGCATCTCTGAGGCTGTCAATTTTCAATGACTAGtcaacagcaaacaaaccagCAGCTCCTTCCTGGAGCTACGGGTGGGCACAGGGGAAAGCTCTCATCTCCCCGCAGCCTGGGTTGGGATAACTGGGATGAGCTGGTCACCGGCACCCGGCCACAAGCGGAGCCAGGTCCTTCTGAAGGGTTTGGACCCACCTGCGTTGAGAGAACAGTCTTTGATCTGGAACTGGGCCTCATTCTCATTGGGAATGTCTTTCCAAGTGGCCAGGAACATCTGCCGTTCTACAGGGAGGAACAAAATCAACACAGTGATGAAGCTACAAGGTCGCCTGCCCCCAAAGGCGGTAGAACACAAGGGCCATGCTGCCATGTCACTGGTGGCTGAAGGGATCTGTGACActgccatcccctccagcagcttcccaagACCAGCCTTATGCAGCTGCAGGAAAGTGACCTGCTTTGGGGGGCTAGCAAGCTACGGTGGCTTGGGGAAGAGGCTGGTGTGTGCCAGGGAAGACAAACTAAGGAGTGAGCAAAGCGAGAACTCTCCCTGGCAGCTAGGAGTTTGAAGGCGGCTCAGGCCATCTCAGGTAGCCACAGCGTGGTCATGCTGGCATGGCCAGTGTCCCTGTCTGCTCCAGACTGCCAGGGACATCTGGTTCCCcactccctgcccagggctgggaacGTGATCAGGAGATTTCATCAGGGGCTGGGATGGCACCTAGAGACCGGTGGCAGAAGCGCACCTTGCAGGAGCCCCAGCTACCCACGCTCCAACTCACCCATCTTCCCATCCTCCACGAAGAGGATGTGCAGCGGGTACAGGGTGCTGAAGTAGAAGACATCAATGTTGTTTTTCACTGCGACCTGGGACAGAAGGGCACGGGGACATCAACACCTCCTCCAACCTACAGCAGGGAGGTGGCTCCCAAAGCCAGCATCCCACTCCATCTTACACCAGCGATCCCTCTTGAGCCAGGTGCCACCCCAGCAAGCATCAGAGGCAAGAGACTGGCAGCTGCCCGAAGGAGCTGGAGAGGCCAGCGTCCACGCCCTGCATGCCGGCACGCTCTTGGGcatgctgctgtccccagcatACAGgggagatggggaactgctgaggTTGCACCCCCTcagccctccctcccagctgcctccctggaGCTACAGCCCTGCCTCCACCATCTCCCCTGCGCTAGGACAGTGCAAGCAGATGCTCCGCCAAAGCTCGGCTCTGCTGCTGTCGGCAAGGATCTTCctccacagaagcagcagtctGCGTGGAGCAGGATATCAAGCTGGAGTCAGACTGAGCTCTGACAGCAAGGACAGCGAGCTGAGCATTTCTTCTTGCCCGGTTCCTGCTGTCATGCCTCCCTCCTGAGGGCAAGCGCTCGCCCCCTGGCACCCCCTGCCCAgtccccagctcccaggaggGGGGATCCCCTAGCATTCCCCACCTGGAGGTTGTTCAGGGGGTCCATCTTCATGACAGAGCCAACAGTGTTCAGTGGAAGGGAGATCTCCACGGACTGGTTCGGGGCAAGAGGTGCGTGGAcctggagaggagctgctggggccaggCCGAAGCTGCGGGGATACCCGAGGAGGGGAGGGGGTCAAGGTGGGGGGCAGCAAATGATGGCAGAAGGCACTGCCCGTCGGCTGCGGGCCACCTTGGGACTCCCTGCCTTCCTCTACCTGAACCCCAGGAACACCCCTGCTCACCTTGCTGCCCCTGCACAGTCCAGGAccaggctggctcctgccctgcccgcccaCCAGGACAACACCAGGCAGCCCCAAAATCTCAGCCCTTCCTCCTACACAGACTCACACCCACCAGTCCCTCAGGGCTACCCCTTGTTGTGCCCcttgagggaaggaaggaagggccAGTTCACCAGGAGGACAGAAAAACGGGATGGGGGTTAGACCCCAGAGCAACAGCCTCTTCAGTCAACTTCTTAGAGGCTTTGGTTTGATGATCATCACCACCACAGCCATCAGAGAGAGAAAGGTCATCATGGGAGGCTGTCCCCAGATCTTGCAGCCCTGTGgccccttcctcccacccttTTCAGCATGCAACCGTGCCAGGGAACGTGCTCGAGAACGTCACACAGCATCTCCACTGGCCACtgctgatgcagcccaggaggaacCTCACCTGTTGCGGTTGAACTGGATGGCAAAGTCAGACATGACCTGCAGGGCTTTGTTCGTTAGCACCAGGTCCATGGAGATGGAGCCCACCTGCCGGCTGAAGGTGCCAGAGATCTCCAGCCCCTTGGCCTTCATCGCAGGGAGCCAGACCTGCATTAAGGAGGCAAGAAACTTGCTACAGCATCCTCTCCATCTGCAGGCCACCACCCTCACCCAGTGTGCTACCACGACAGGAAAAAGGGGCTCCTgtcccacccccccccggggAAGCCCTGCCACAAGGAGTAGACACAGGTCTCTGCCCCCCTTaatgctgcagccctgtgctgtgccagctgctgaggCTTGGCTGCCCCACTCACCGTTTTGGGTGCCACATAGGATCCTGACAGGGTCCCCACGCCACTGGTGAGATCGAAGAGGTCTCCCAGGCCACTGCCGAGGGGTGCCCCCAGGTTTGCGGGCATCGcggtgctgggtgctggtgcaAAGCCGCTGCCACTGCCCATCTGCAGGGGACAAGGGAGCAGGTTATGGGAGGGCACCAAAGggcagagaagaggaggaagaggaggaggaagatgcagAGGGTGAGAAAGGGGTTTGGGTGTGAGGGCACACtcacagcagggctgcctcccacATCGCTTCGCAGCTGCAAGAGAAGAAAGGTGCAtcagcaggggcaggggccagCACGCCCAGGGCCACGGGGGTCCCACCAAAACGCCCCATCAAGGGCACTCTCCAAGAGCATCAGTGTGGGCTAGTGAGGGCCCAGGGTCGGTAGGGATGCCCCAGCAGTCCCAGACCTGATGTGCCACGAGCTGTTTCGGGGCCTGGTCGCCCCCAGAGGGAAGCGAGGTGTCACTGGGGCACCCAACAGGAGGGCTCAGGCTGCAcggggggagcaggggcagccaGGGGCTGGCACGGGCGCTGGGGCTACACATGGTCGAGAGGGCTAAGAAAAGGGCTGATCCATACCCCTTCCGACTCGTCCCCCATCTCCAAGCAGAAGCAGGTAAGGTGGAGAGAAGAGCCAGCCACATGCAGAGACAAGCCAGGAGAGAGacaaaaaacagagagagaagagaagggaaggagggaagagaggtTAGTCCTGCTGCACTGCCAGCAAGTCCACCTGCCTGTCCACAGCTGTCTGGAGCCAGGGGACTGAGCACGACCTGGGTGTCTCATCCCCGCACTCAGCACCAGCCCGTTACCAAATCCTGCAAGCCCATAAAGAGCCAGGGTGGCACTTGGAGGCTTACGGACCGAGAGGGGCAGCAGCGAAGGGACAGTGACACTGCCTCCCCTTAGGGGGTATCTGCTGGATTTTATGAGCAGCGCAGAAGACTCCAAATTAGTTTCCTTTGGGGATTGGGACCATCGCCAGCACCTGTAGGGCAGGCGGTCCCCACCAGGCAGAGGTTTCCACCCCCCCTCACGCTGCAGCCAAACCACTGTTTGGTTTGCATTCCCAGGAAGACAAGCTGTTACCTCCAGATCTCCCGGTGCAGGAGACACCCGTTAAGCCACCCTGCAGCCCGGGAGCAGGGacatctcagcccagccctgcagcagctttggGCACATCCCTGCTTCACGCAGCTGTGGGGTTCAGAGGAGGGCCAGGAGGAGCAGTCACCCCTGTAGCACAGCACAGAGTAGGAACACCTACACAGACCTCACGTACTCAGGAGCACTAACCCCCGGCCCTGCTCCAGCCATCTGATCCGGACACAATAAATTGGGGTGCAGTGCCCCTCTGTCTGCACAAGCTTGTAGAAGGAAAGGACTAGCCCAGACATTTCTGGGCAGATGAGCTCGTACCATCCCCAGGAGCTCCCGACAGGAGCCAGCATCAAACCCAGCGCGATGCCACCAGGCTAGCTGGGCATCGGGGAAGGAGCACGCAGGGCTGTGACGTACCAGGCTGTCCAAGCCACCCCCGAGGAGGTCCACAGCACCCATCTGCACAGAGGAGGTGGCGATGGGAGGCCCACCCACGGGGGGGCCCAGGTCCAGGTTCAGGAGGTCACCCAGCAGGTCACCCTGAGTGGGGATGACAGCCGGCTGCTCTGCCGCCTGCCCCCCTGAGGGGGCTGCGTCGGGGCTCTCGGCACTTTCGCTCCTAGAGGGAATGGCAAGGGAAAGACATGAGATGCTGAGGAGGAGTTGCAGGAGCCAAGAAGTCCCACTGGAGACATGAGTTCACCCAGCTGGGCTTTGCAGTGAGTGTTCAGAGACACCCTGTCCCAGCACGACTGCCAACACTTCCAACACATTCTCATCGAGATCACTCCCTCAGCCTTGTAAGGACAGTATTGAATCCATACAGCCCTACTGCTCCCAAGGGGAGGCTCCCCTGTAAGGGGGGCCCTCAGCTCAGCTCCAAGCACAGCCAGTTCTGCACGGTGCTGTGTGTCGCTGTGGCAGCCCCACAGCCGCTTGGCTCAGCATCCAACCTGCCCAACACACAGATCCAGCCCTGGAAGTCCCAGCACAGGGTGGAGAGTCACCCTGGGGAGGCAGAGATACTCACGAGCCCGTTCGTGGGGGCAAGCTCTTGTGCACgacccctctgctcccctccacGAAGGCGCTGGGAGGTTTGTGATAGACAGAGGCCAGTGTCCCAATGTAGCAAATCAGCTCATCCAGGAGCGTCGGCTCGATCAGGTCAGTCTCCTCAGAGATGAGGGGTTTCTCTGCCAGCACCACCTCCTTGGCGGCCACAGGGTCGGTGGAAAGCAGGCGCCAATAGATGTAGCCACGGTCCCGCAGGTCGGGGTTGTCAGAGTCCTTCAGGAAGCACAGGGGTTAGTGCCAAAGCCATCAGGCAGGGGAAGCCACAGCTACTACAGAGCAACTCCGAGCATCTTGGCCCCATCTCAATCTTGCTGTGGTATTAGAGCGATCACGGGGATAAAAGTTAAAAGCTATTTGTGTCACACCTCTGCTGTACAGAGGCTACACCACTTTGCTACACCAGCCTTAGCAAGGAAACAGCACAAGATGCCTCCTGTGCTATGGGAGACAGTGTACTCGCTCTCCAGGACTTTTTAACTATCAGTTTTTCCAGAATGAAGCTCCATTATTCTGCCTCCTGTCACGGGCACTGCATCGTCAAGCCATTCCCACTGCGGTGAAGCCCACGGGAAGCTCTTGCCTCATGCAAGAGCCATTACCCACCTGCGTGGCCAggctcagcacctgctgcaCCAGCTCCTGTGTCTCAGTGGGCTTCTTCAGAAACAGCTTCACAATGGCcgtcagcagctgcagctgaaccTGCGAGCAGACAAACAGGGTCAGGgagagacagacagatagaTCACACCATTTTTGTGCAAGAACACAAGAATTTCCCCCATAGGCACTGTCAGGAAGTAACCCCAACCTGCCTCGCAAGGAACCAAACACGTGGCGACAGCTTAAGCGGCAGTGACAGCATCAGGGCACTTGGCATGGCTCCCAGTCAGGTCTGCAGCCCATTTCAAGCTGATTATCGCACCCTCAGCCCGTCAGAGCCACAGGTTGACACAGAGGTTACTGGGCAAGATCTTCAGACCAGGTTACATGGTCCCACAAAAGCAAAGGCCAGAGCATCCTCTGACTTTTATGAGGATAAGCAGCAGCAATTCACCTCTGACAGTCCCTTTAGACCTGAGACAAGGCAGCCAGGATGGCTGGCTTTGCTATTTTGCATTTGTAGACTTTCCCCTGGCCACTATGACTTAGTTTCACAGTGTTTTGCACAGGGGGTTGTAGGAAGCTTCTACAGACTGAAGCCTCAAAAAATTTCACAGGCAAAACCACTGgcctcagctgccctggcaaAAGGGTCAGGCATGGTTCCCCCTGCTCATTTCAGCTGTCTGACTCCATTTTGCAGCTCCAACGGGCTGATCCTGTCCTGGCACAGAGGAATGACCAGGTGACCACTGCACCCTTCCCAGCTGCTAAGGAGGGAAGACAACTGGGTCACCACCTGGTGGCATTTCAAGGGCCACGTTCTACACCCAAAGCTGCTGTGGGACACTGCTACCCCAAACACCTACAAGAAATACACCTTCACAACCCTGCTAGAGAAAATTCCTTTGTTAAATTCTGATGAGCACAAGCTTTGTCACAGCATCCAGTGTCACCCCTCAACCAGTTGATTCTATTGGCGGCCAGACCACCACTGCATGAGGggctctgccccatcccaccgCACCTGGGTGCTTTCATCGTGGAAGCCCTCCAGGAAGCTCTCCAGCAGCTCATCGGCGTTGTCGATCCGCTCAGCGTACTCTCCTACAATCCAGATCATGGCAGCCCTGGCCTCAGGCTCATCCAGAGAGTCGAGGTTCTCGCAGAGGGTGGCAATCACGCTCTCATACCTTCCCAAGGAGAGGACATACGTTCACCAGAAGCAAGAAACCCAAGTCCTAGCTCTGCTCTGACTTCAAACCACATCCCATCACCCTCAGCAGAACAAGGACATTGCCAAGGGCACCGGCAAGAGCCCCTGCCACCTGTATGGGGCtgtcccttctccccagggctgtggcACAGCGTGACACCGCCCACACTGATCCCTCTCTGGTCCCAGAGCACGCTCCCCTGCTCACAAGCCCTGCTGCTGATTTAGCTTCTCAGCCCCACTCATCTGGTCAcccttctctctgcagcagccctgagTCACTAGCAGAGTTCCTGTCCATTACTAATTCAgttcattaatatttattacCAGTATTAGTACACTACTTCCTGACTACAGTGTTACTATTCATCCTGGCTCAGCTGGAACAcacccctcccctcctgctgcccttgcTCCAGCATCAACAGCGCTGAATTAAGAGCCAGAGACAGTTTACGTTGACACGAGGGACCTCAAagtccctgccagctcctgtccATTTGGGTCTCTGGGACTGCCGTCACGGGGCTGGGAGTGGCTTTCCTGCTCTCAGCTTAACTCTTAGGGCAGCACTGACTAGCAATCGCAACCCCGactggcaaaaaaaaccaaagccatcTTCACTGCAGGGAGGCCGCAGGTGGCTTCACCACTGATCATCCcaccaggaggga
This genomic interval from Falco peregrinus isolate bFalPer1 chromosome 2, bFalPer1.pri, whole genome shotgun sequence contains the following:
- the AP1B1 gene encoding AP-1 complex subunit beta-1 isoform X2, translating into MTDSKYFTTTKKGEIFELKAELNSDKKEKKKEAVKKVIASMTVGKDVSALFPDVVNCMQTDNLELKKLVYLYLMNYAKSQPDMAIMAVNTFVKDCEDPNPLIRALAVRTMGCIRVDKITEYLCEPLRKCLKDEDPYVRKTAAVCVAKLHDINAQLVEDQGFLDTLKDLISDSNPMVVANAVAALSEIAESHPSSNLLDLNPQSINKLLTALNECTEWGQIFILDCLANYMPKDDREAQSICERVTPRLSHANSAVVLSAVKVLMKFMEMLSKDLDYYGTLLKKLAPPLVTLLSAEPELQYVALRNINLIVQKRPEILKHEMKVFFVKYNDPIYVKLEKLDIMIRLASQANIAQVLAELKEYATEVDVDFVRKAVRAIGRCAIKVEQSAERCVSTLLDLIQTKVNYVVQEAIVVIKDIFRKYPNKYESVIATLCENLDSLDEPEARAAMIWIVGEYAERIDNADELLESFLEGFHDESTQVQLQLLTAIVKLFLKKPTETQELVQQVLSLATQDSDNPDLRDRGYIYWRLLSTDPVAAKEVVLAEKPLISEETDLIEPTLLDELICYIGTLASVYHKPPSAFVEGSRGVVHKSLPPRTGSSESAESPDAAPSGGQAAEQPAVIPTQGDLLGDLLNLDLGPPVGGPPIATSSVQMGAVDLLGGGLDSLMGSGSGFAPAPSTAMPANLGAPLGSGLGDLFDLTSGVGTLSGSYVAPKTVWLPAMKAKGLEISGTFSRQVGSISMDLVLTNKALQVMSDFAIQFNRNSFGLAPAAPLQVHAPLAPNQSVEISLPLNTVGSVMKMDPLNNLQVAVKNNIDVFYFSTLYPLHILFVEDGKMERQMFLATWKDIPNENEAQFQIKDCSLNADAVSSKLQGSNIFTIAKRNVEGQDMLYQSLKLTNGIWVLAELRIQPSNPSFTLSLKCRAPEVSQYIYQAYETILKN
- the AP1B1 gene encoding AP-1 complex subunit beta-1 isoform X1 produces the protein MTDSKYFTTTKKGEIFELKAELNSDKKEKKKEAVKKVIASMTVGKDVSALFPDVVNCMQTDNLELKKLVYLYLMNYAKSQPDMAIMAVNTFVKDCEDPNPLIRALAVRTMGCIRVDKITEYLCEPLRKCLKDEDPYVRKTAAVCVAKLHDINAQLVEDQGFLDTLKDLISDSNPMVVANAVAALSEIAESHPSSNLLDLNPQSINKLLTALNECTEWGQIFILDCLANYMPKDDREAQSICERVTPRLSHANSAVVLSAVKVLMKFMEMLSKDLDYYGTLLKKLAPPLVTLLSAEPELQYVALRNINLIVQKRPEILKHEMKVFFVKYNDPIYVKLEKLDIMIRLASQANIAQVLAELKEYATEVDVDFVRKAVRAIGRCAIKVEQSAERCVSTLLDLIQTKVNYVVQEAIVVIKDIFRKYPNKYESVIATLCENLDSLDEPEARAAMIWIVGEYAERIDNADELLESFLEGFHDESTQVQLQLLTAIVKLFLKKPTETQELVQQVLSLATQDSDNPDLRDRGYIYWRLLSTDPVAAKEVVLAEKPLISEETDLIEPTLLDELICYIGTLASVYHKPPSAFVEGSRGVVHKSLPPRTGSSESAESPDAAPSGGQAAEQPAVIPTQGDLLGDLLNLDLGPPVGGPPIATSSVQMGAVDLLGGGLDSLMGDESEGLRSDVGGSPAMGSGSGFAPAPSTAMPANLGAPLGSGLGDLFDLTSGVGTLSGSYVAPKTVWLPAMKAKGLEISGTFSRQVGSISMDLVLTNKALQVMSDFAIQFNRNSFGLAPAAPLQVHAPLAPNQSVEISLPLNTVGSVMKMDPLNNLQVAVKNNIDVFYFSTLYPLHILFVEDGKMERQMFLATWKDIPNENEAQFQIKDCSLNADAVSSKLQGSNIFTIAKRNVEGQDMLYQSLKLTNGIWVLAELRIQPSNPSFTLSLKCRAPEVSQYIYQAYETILKN